The following proteins are co-located in the Patescibacteria group bacterium genome:
- a CDS encoding SemiSWEET family transporter, whose translation MRPPFLGLMNNQRHKHAIDYVADVNSGVSAVALLPQLITVLGHKSTVGLSPLTFFLIALNSSVWFAYGIHRHAPPLIISSSLNALVSIVILGAMYIWA comes from the coding sequence ATGCGCCCTCCTTTTCTCGGGCTTATGAATAATCAGCGCCATAAACACGCCATTGACTACGTAGCCGATGTGAATAGCGGTGTTTCCGCCGTAGCCCTTTTACCGCAACTCATTACGGTCTTGGGACACAAAAGTACTGTAGGACTCTCGCCGCTAACATTTTTCTTGATTGCGCTCAATAGTTCCGTATGGTTTGCGTATGGAATCCATCGTCATGCACCCCCGCTCATTATTTCATCCTCGCTAAACGCGCTTGTGTCGATCGTAATTTTAGGCGCCATGTACATCTGGGCATAA